A single region of the Manihot esculenta cultivar AM560-2 chromosome 12, M.esculenta_v8, whole genome shotgun sequence genome encodes:
- the LOC110628893 gene encoding transcription factor CSA — translation MENGRGSSSDSGKSCHRGHWRPAEDEKLRQLVNQYGPQNWNFIAEHLQGRSGKSCRLRWYNQLDPNINKKPFTEEEEERLLKAHQIQGNRWASIARLFPGRTDNAVKNHYHVVMARRKRERLSSVYGKRSFHLHPTESNKKITTPGSNFESYYRLHQPLDHHSKLGFQSNGYFTMCSSSSPSWTISASTITNESLNFDFLDGKGKGYMNSSSSSSHTKDGSHGFNGSMYGGYYQSLFGSSAQISNSTKVAANNNNPLANLLSYGGGNHASKSATLQKELEDGAINQKDVSFIDFLGVGIS, via the exons ATGGAAAATGGTAGAGGTAGTAGTAGTGATAGTGGTAAGAGCTGCCATAGAGGCCACTGGAGGCCAGCTGAAGATGAGAAACTCCGGCAACTTGTGAATCAATATGGTCCTCAAAATTGGAATTTCATTGCAGAGCATCTTCAAGGAAGATCAG GAAAAAGCTGCAGATTAAGATGGTACAACCAACTTGATCCCAACATCAACAAAAAGCCCTttacagaagaagaagaagaaaggcttCTGAAAGCTCATCAGATTCAAGGAAACAGATGGGCTTCAATAGCTAGGCTTTTTCCTGGAAGAACAGACAACGCTGTGAAGAATCACTACCATGTTGTGATGGCAAGAAGAAAGCGAGAACGCTTATCATCTGTCTACGGTAAGAGAAGTTTCCATCTTCATCCAACTGAATCTAACAAGAAAATTACTACTCCTGGTTCCAATTTTGAAAGCTACTATAGGCTTCATCAACCACTTGATCATCACTCTAAATTAGGGTTTCAAAGCAATGGTTACTTCACCATGTGTTCAAGTTCTTCTCCTTCTTGGACTATTAGTGCTTCAACCATCACCAACGAGTCTTTAAATTTCGATTTCTTGGATGGAAAAGGAAAGGGTTATATGAATTCATCAAGTTCTTCTTCTCACACTAAAGATGGATCACATGGCTTCAATGGATCCATGTATGGTGGCTACTACCAAAGTCTCTTTGGATCATCAGCTCAGATCTCTAACTCTACGAAAGTTGctgctaataataataatccttTAGCCAATTTACTAAGTTATGGTGGTGGGAACCATGCAAGCAAATCAGCTACATTGCAAAAAGAGCTAGAAGATGGAGCAATCAATCAAAAGGATGTTTCCTTCATAGATTTTCTTGGTGTGGGAATCTCTTAA
- the LOC110627267 gene encoding photosystem I reaction center subunit N, chloroplastic, whose amino-acid sequence MATMNSSVLACNYAISGAGAGSSELSSKLASMPAGVSAATSGPKLPVIRAQKAGASSESKSEGRRTAMLCLAATLFTSAVASSSANAGVIEDYLEKSKANKELNDKKRLATSGANFARAYTVEFGSCKFPENFTGCQDLAKQKKVPFISDDLALECEGKDKYKCGSNVFWKW is encoded by the exons ATGGCAACCATGAACTCTAGTGTTTTGGCATGCAATTATGCCATTTCAGGCGCCGGGGCTGGATCATCTGAGCTTAGCTCAAAGCTCGCTTCAATGCCTGCTGGTGTTTCCGCAGCTACGTCTGGCCCCAAGTTGCCTGTGATCAGAGCCCAGAAAGCTGGAGCTTCTTCTGAATCTAAAAGTGAAGGAAGGAGAACTGCTATGCTTTGTCTTGCAGCTACCCTTTTCACCTCTGCTGTTGCTTCTTCCTCTGCCAATGCTGGAGTTATTGAAGACTATCTTGAAAAGAGCAAAGCTAACAAG GAATTGAACGACAAGAAGAGGTTGGCCACAAGTGGGGCTAATTTTGCAAGAGCATACACAGTTGAATTTGGTTCATGCAAGTTCCCAGAGAACTTCACTGGCTGCCAAGATCTTGCCAAGCAAAAG AAAGTGCCATTTATCTCTGATGATTTGGCTTTGGAGTGTGAAGGAAAGGACAAATACAAGTGTGGTTCTAATGTTTTCTGGAAATGGTGA
- the LOC110627266 gene encoding probable polygalacturonase isoform X2, with translation MDCGKQNHGSAIMGKVTRLSWSPLLLLITLILILSFQITTRTIYPIRLMSGLSEPEVSEVVGSCVGFLREFPRREVIMSIKDFGGVGDGKTSNTDTFRRAILYMQRFGDKGGSQLNVPKGRWLTGSFNLTSNFTLFLEEGAVILGSQDPKEWPIIEPLPSYGRGRERLGGRHISLIHGNGLSNVVITGDNGTIDGQGKMWWELWWNRTLVHTRGHLVELMNSHNILISNLTFRNSPFWTIHPVYCSNVVVKDMTILAPLNAPNTDGIDPDSSTNVCIEDCYIESGDDLVAVKSGWDQYGIKMAHPSSNILVKRVAGTTPTCSGVGIGSEMSGGIFNVTIEDLHVWDSAAGVRIKTDKGRGGYISNITISNITMERVKIPIRFSRGSNDHPDEGWDRNAIPVVKGVSISNIVSLNSTKAPVLQGIKDAPFGGICMKNVTLIGLASASWHCEFISGFAKDVFPMPCPQLQNNASTSWCSYS, from the exons ATGGATTGTGGCAAGCAAAACCACGGCAGTGCGATCATGGGTAAGGTAACCAGGCTCTCATGGTCGCCGCTTCTTCTTTTGATCACCCTTATATTGATTTTATCGTTCCAAATCACTACCAGAACCATTTACCCGATACGACTTATGTCGGGATTGTCGGAACCCGAAGTTTCTGAGGTTGTTGGGAGCTGTGTTGGCTTCCTCCGAGAATTCCCCAGAAGAGAAGTTATTATGTCCATCAAGGATTTTGGCGGGGTTGGTGATGGGAAAACGTCAAATACTGACACGTTTCGAAGAGCGATACTGTACATGCAGCGTTTCGGAGATAAAGGTGGGTCCCAGTTGAATGTCCCCAAGGGGAGGTGGCTTACTGGAAGCTTTAACCTCACCAGTAATTTCACCTTGTTTCTTGAAGAGGGTGCCGTTATTCTGGGCTCTCAG GACCCAAAGGAATGGCCTATTATAGAGCCTTTACCTTCTTATggaagagggagagagagattaGGAGGAAGACATATTAGTCTTATTCATGGAAATGGACTTTCCAATGTTGTGATTACAG GGGATAATGGGACAATTGATGGTCAGGGGAAGATGTGGTGGGAATTATGGTGGAACAGAACATTGGTGCACACAAGAGGACACCTTGTAGAACTAATGAACTCTCATAATATCCTCATCTCCAATCTCACCTTCCGAAATTCTCCTTTTTGGACTATTCATCCTGTTTACTGCAG CAACGTTGTGGTTAAAGACATGACAATTTTGGCTCCCCTGAATGCCCCAAATACTGATGGTATAGACCCAG ACTCAAGCACCAACGTTTGTATTGAGGACTGTTACATTGAGAGTGGGGATGATCTTGTAGCAGTGAAGAGTGGATGGGATCAATATGGTATCAAAATGGCCCATCCAAGTTCAAACATTTTAGTGAAGAGAGTTGCAGGCACAACACCAACTTGCTCCGGAGTTGGAATAGGTAGTGAGATGTCTGGAGGGATCTTTAATGTAACAATCGAAGATTTGCATGTCTGGGATTCAGCAGCTGGGGTGAGAATAAAAACTGACAAAGGCAGAGGAGGATACATATCAAATATTACTATCAGTAATATAACAATGGAGAGAGTCAAGATTCCTATTAGGTTCAGTAGGGGCTCCAATGATCACCCTGATGAAGGATGGGATCGAAATGCAATTCCAGTTGTGAAAGGTGTTTCTATAAGTAATATCGTGAGTTTGAATTCAACAAAagccccagttttgcagggaaTCAAGGATGCACCGTTTGGTGGGATATGCATGAAGAATGTTACACTGATTGGTTTGGCATCAGCATCATGGCATTGTGAATTTATCTCAGGATTTGCCAAAGATGTATTCCCAATGCCATGTCCGCAGCTGCAGAATAATGCCTCTACATCCTGGTGTTCATACTCTTGA
- the LOC110627266 gene encoding probable polygalacturonase isoform X1, which produces MDCGKQNHGSAIMGKVTRLSWSPLLLLITLILILSFQITTRTIYPIRLMSGLSEPEVSEVVGSCVGFLREFPRREVIMSIKDFGGVGDGKTSNTDTFRRAILYMQRFGDKGGSQLNVPKGRWLTGSFNLTSNFTLFLEEGAVILGSQDPKEWPIIEPLPSYGRGRERLGGRHISLIHGNGLSNVVITGDNGTIDGQGKMWWELWWNRTLVHTRGHLVELMNSHNILISNLTFRNSPFWTIHPVYCSNVVVKDMTILAPLNAPNTDGIDPGVLLVFLCHILTRTKRLERFLIGVCIFPVADSSTNVCIEDCYIESGDDLVAVKSGWDQYGIKMAHPSSNILVKRVAGTTPTCSGVGIGSEMSGGIFNVTIEDLHVWDSAAGVRIKTDKGRGGYISNITISNITMERVKIPIRFSRGSNDHPDEGWDRNAIPVVKGVSISNIVSLNSTKAPVLQGIKDAPFGGICMKNVTLIGLASASWHCEFISGFAKDVFPMPCPQLQNNASTSWCSYS; this is translated from the exons ATGGATTGTGGCAAGCAAAACCACGGCAGTGCGATCATGGGTAAGGTAACCAGGCTCTCATGGTCGCCGCTTCTTCTTTTGATCACCCTTATATTGATTTTATCGTTCCAAATCACTACCAGAACCATTTACCCGATACGACTTATGTCGGGATTGTCGGAACCCGAAGTTTCTGAGGTTGTTGGGAGCTGTGTTGGCTTCCTCCGAGAATTCCCCAGAAGAGAAGTTATTATGTCCATCAAGGATTTTGGCGGGGTTGGTGATGGGAAAACGTCAAATACTGACACGTTTCGAAGAGCGATACTGTACATGCAGCGTTTCGGAGATAAAGGTGGGTCCCAGTTGAATGTCCCCAAGGGGAGGTGGCTTACTGGAAGCTTTAACCTCACCAGTAATTTCACCTTGTTTCTTGAAGAGGGTGCCGTTATTCTGGGCTCTCAG GACCCAAAGGAATGGCCTATTATAGAGCCTTTACCTTCTTATggaagagggagagagagattaGGAGGAAGACATATTAGTCTTATTCATGGAAATGGACTTTCCAATGTTGTGATTACAG GGGATAATGGGACAATTGATGGTCAGGGGAAGATGTGGTGGGAATTATGGTGGAACAGAACATTGGTGCACACAAGAGGACACCTTGTAGAACTAATGAACTCTCATAATATCCTCATCTCCAATCTCACCTTCCGAAATTCTCCTTTTTGGACTATTCATCCTGTTTACTGCAG CAACGTTGTGGTTAAAGACATGACAATTTTGGCTCCCCTGAATGCCCCAAATACTGATGGTATAGACCCAGGTGTGCTGCTTGTCTTTCTCTGTCATATTTTAACCCGCACCAAAAGGCTGGAAAGGTTTTTAATCGGTGTTTGCATATTTCCTGTTGCAGACTCAAGCACCAACGTTTGTATTGAGGACTGTTACATTGAGAGTGGGGATGATCTTGTAGCAGTGAAGAGTGGATGGGATCAATATGGTATCAAAATGGCCCATCCAAGTTCAAACATTTTAGTGAAGAGAGTTGCAGGCACAACACCAACTTGCTCCGGAGTTGGAATAGGTAGTGAGATGTCTGGAGGGATCTTTAATGTAACAATCGAAGATTTGCATGTCTGGGATTCAGCAGCTGGGGTGAGAATAAAAACTGACAAAGGCAGAGGAGGATACATATCAAATATTACTATCAGTAATATAACAATGGAGAGAGTCAAGATTCCTATTAGGTTCAGTAGGGGCTCCAATGATCACCCTGATGAAGGATGGGATCGAAATGCAATTCCAGTTGTGAAAGGTGTTTCTATAAGTAATATCGTGAGTTTGAATTCAACAAAagccccagttttgcagggaaTCAAGGATGCACCGTTTGGTGGGATATGCATGAAGAATGTTACACTGATTGGTTTGGCATCAGCATCATGGCATTGTGAATTTATCTCAGGATTTGCCAAAGATGTATTCCCAATGCCATGTCCGCAGCTGCAGAATAATGCCTCTACATCCTGGTGTTCATACTCTTGA
- the LOC110628626 gene encoding uncharacterized protein LOC110628626, protein MDREQQELQFLGFFGILKESFKIIFSWRKIFSQLTLALILPLSFLILAHIHVSQLFFFNILNMEDRLDYSPQNSHKISSEWAAFWLFKIAYFTVLLILSLLSTSAVVYTIACIYTSKQITFKKIMSVVPRVWKRLMVTFLWSFAMVFVYNLIAAAVIILWVVLNGGNNVFGIVVLVILLIIYCVGLLYITIVWHLASVISVLEEIYGIKAMIKSKNLIKGKLGVAVALFILLACCFAGIQLLFEALVVLDLSQGWGIRIGIGILCFLLLFKLLLIGLVIQTVLYFVCKSYHHENIDRPSLSEHLEAYLGDYTSLKAANVQMEQLQA, encoded by the coding sequence ATGGACAGAGAGCAACAAGAGCTTCAGTTTCTAGGGTTCTTTGGAATCTTGAAAGAATCCTTCAAGATCATATTTTCATGGAGAAAAATCTTTAGCCAGTTAACCCTTGCTCTTATTCTCCCTCTCTCCTTCCTCATCCTTGCTCATATCCATGTCTCCCAGCTCTTCTTCTTCAATATTCTCAACATGGAAGATCGCTTAGACTATAGCCCCCAAAATTCCCACAAAATATCCTCCGAGTGGGCTGCCTTCTGGCTCTTCAAGATCGCCTACTTCACCGTCCTTCTGATCCTCTCCCTTCTATCTACTTCTGCAGTTGTTTATACTATCGCCTGCATATATACTTCAAAGCAAATCACCTTCAAGAAGATTATGAGTGTGGTGCCAAGAGTTTGGAAGAGGCTCATGGTTACTTTTCTCTGGAGTTTTGCTATGGTTTTCGTCTATAATCTTATAGCAGCAGCAGTAATAATCTTGTGGGTGGTCCTTAATGGAGGTAATAATGTGTTTGGAATTGTAGTTCTTGTGATTCTCTTGATTATCTACTGTGTTGGGTTACTGTATATCACCATAGTTTGGCATTTGGCAAGTGTGATTTCTGTTTTAGAAGAAATTTATGGAATCAAAGCCATGATCAAGAGCAAGAACTTGATAAAGGGTAAGCTTGGGGTTGCAGTGGCTCTGTTTATTCTGTTGGCTTGTTGTTTTGCTGGAATTCAACTCTTGTTTGAAGCACTTGTGGTGCTGGATTTGTCACAAGGATGGGGAATCAGAATTGGAATTGGAATCCTTTGCTTCTTGTTGCTATTCAAGCTGTTACTGATTGGGCTTGTGATTCAAACAGTTCTGTACTTTGTGTGCAAATCTTATCACCATGAGAATATTGATAGGCCTTCCTTATCAGAACATCTTGAGGCTTATCTTGGGGATTACACTTCTTTGAAGGCAGCCAATGTTCAAATGGAGCAATTACAAGCATAA